The DNA segment ATTCAAAGGCGCGCCGTTCGGCGCAAAGTGCGCTGTGGCATATCACCCAATGCGTGACGCGGCTGATGGCGCCGGTGTTGTCTTTCACCGCCGAAGAAATCTGGGCCGTGATCAACGGCAAGCCTGACGACAGCGTGATGCTGCATTCCTGGCATGTGCTGCCGGAGCAACAGGGCGAAGCCGAACTGCTCGAACGCTGGCAGCAGATTCGCGAAGTGCGCTCGCAAGTGACCAAGGTGCTCGAAGATTTGCGCACCGAAGGCAAGATCGGCTCGTCCTTGCAGGCTGAGGTGGAGATTCGCGCCAGCGGTGCGCGGTATGAGAACCTCGCCGCGCTCGATGACGATTTGCGTTTTGTGCTGATCTGTTCCAGGACCACGCTGGTCAAGGCCGCCGATGCCGGCGCCGAGGCCGTGATCGCCACGCCGACCGCACACGTCAAGTGCGCGCGCTGCTGGCATTGGCGCGCCGATGTCGGTAAACATGAACATGCGGCAGAACATCCGGAATTGTGCGGACGCTGCGCATCCAATCTGTTCGGCGCTGGTGAAGTGCGCAGCCATGCCTAGGGAAACGCCTACTGGTTCCGTTCGTGGTGAGCCTGTCGAACCACGCGTCAATTGTTGCTCGCGCCCTTCGACAAGCTCAGGGCGAACGGGTGGTCTCGGCTGCCCTGTCAGATTCCTGAACTGGCTGCTGCTGGCGGCAGTCGTGATCGTGCTTGATCAGGCGAGCAAGGCCTGGGTGCTGGCGTCGATTCCGCAGAATGGCGGTATTGCGCTGACGGATTTTTTCAATCTGGTCTTTGTCTTTAACCGCGGCGCGGCGTTCAGTTTTTTATCGGGCGCGGATGGCTGGCAGCGCTGGTTCTTTCTCGCCCTTGCCATTGGCATTTCTGCGTGGATTGTGTGGATGCTCCGCGAGCATGCGGCGGAGCGTCTGCAACCGGCGGCGTTGGCGCTGATACTCGGCGGGGCTATCGGCAACGCGGTGGACCGCATGCACCATGGCGCGGTGGTGGACTTCCTCGATTTTCATTATGCCGGCTGGCACTTCTGGGCCTTCAACGTGGCCGACAGCGCGATCTCGGTCGGCGTCGCCCTGCTGCTGCTGCATCAACTCATGCGCAAGGAAGCTTCATGACCAAAACCATTCTCCTTGCCAACCCGCGCGGCTTCTGTGCCGGCGTCGATCGCGCCATCGCTGTGGTCGAGCGCGCGCTGGAGAAATACGGCGCGCCGGTGTACGTGCGGCATGAAGTGGTGCACAACCGCTATGTGGTCGAAACATTGCGCGGCAAGGGCGCGGTGTTCGTCGAGGAAGTCGATCAGGTGCCCGATGGCGCGGTGCTGGTGTTCAGCGCCCATGGCGTGTCGCAGGCGGTGCGCCGCTCGGCCGGCAGCCGCGAGCTGCGGGTACTGGACGCGACCTGTCCGCTGGTGACCAAAGTGCATAACCAGGTGGCGCGGCTGGTCGGCGACGGTTACGAGATCGTCATGATCGGCCATCGCGGCCATCCTGAAGTCGAAGGCACCATGGGTCAGACCGACGGCCATATGTATCTGGTCGAGAATGTTGCCGACGTTGCCTCCTTGCGCGTGACGAATCCGCAAAAGCTGGCGTATGTGACGCAGACCACGCTCTCGGTGGACGACGCGGCCTCCATCATCAAGGCACTGGTGGCGCGTTTTCCCGCCATCCTGCTGCCGGCCCGCGACGACATCTGCTATGCCACGCAGAACCGCCAGGACGCGGTGAAGAGCATGGACTGCGACGTGCTGATCGTGGTCGGCTCGCACAACAGTTCCAATTCCAACCGCTTGCGCGAAGTGGCCGAGCATCGCGGCATTCCCGGCTATCTGGTCGACGATGCCGAGTCGATCGACCCGGCATGGATTACCGGAAAGTCATGCATTGGCGTCACGGCGGGCGCTTCCGCGCCGGAACTGCTGGTGCAGCAGGTGGTGGAGCGTTTGCGCGAAATCGGCGGCGGTGAGGTAAAGTCGCTTGAAGGCATCGAGGAGCGCGTCAAGTTCCAGTTGCCGAAGGAACTGATCAGCTTCTGATCGCGGTTGCCTGCTTGCCGTCCCAGGTGCGGAAGCGCCAGCCGGATTCGTCGCATTCGAGGAAGTTTCCCGTCTTGCCCCAGTCGCCGAGCACCCAGCGTTCGCAGGACTTGCCGTCGATCTCATAACGATGCAGGGCGAGGCGATGGGTATGGCCGTGAATCATGCGCGTGACATTCGCATCGCGGAAAGCCTGACGCACGGCGTCGGCGTTGACGTCCATGAGGGCCATGTCCTTGCCGCGCTTTTCCACTTCGCTGCGTTGGCGCATCTCTTCGATATAGGCTCTGCGTTCGGCCAGCGGGCGGCGCAGAAAATTTTCGATGAAGATCGGGTTGCGCACCTGGCGGCGGTAGTCCTGATAGGCGGCATCGTCGCTGCACAAGGTGTCGCCATGCAGCAGCAGCGCCGGCGTGCCGGCGACGGCTTCGACCAGGAGATCGGGCAGCAGCACGGCGCCGCTGGCTGTAGCGAAGCCGGCGCCGATCAGGAAATCGCGGTTGCCGGCGAGAAAGCGGATGGCCGTGCCGCGCGACGCGAGCGACTTGAGCGCGGCGCAGACACGGGCGTGCAACGAGGTGCCAATGTCATCATCGCCGGCCCAGTACTCGAACAGGTCGCCGAGGATGGTGAGGCACTGCGCGCCTTGCGCCGGAGCGGCGATGAAATCAAGAAAAAGCTGCGTTGTCTCCGGCCTCGATTCGTGCAGGTGCAGGTCGGAGAGGAAGAGTTCCATGGTCGGACGTCGTCTGCCGTTCGGCCTGAGCTTGTCGAAGGCCGGTTCCAGGTTGCAGTGATCGGCTGCGCTTCGACAGGCTCAGCGCGAACGGCGCTGCATCACACTACTTCGGCCTTTTCGATCACCACGTCCTGCACTGGCACGTCCTGGTGGAAACCGGAGCTGCCGGTCTTGACGGCGCGGATCTTGTCGACCACATCCATGCCATCGACGACACGGGCAAAGACGCAGTAGCCCCAGCCACTGCCGGTAGGAGCCGTGTGGTCGAGAAAGGAGTTGTCGACGACGTTGATGAAAAACTGCGCCGTGGCCGAATGCGGGTCATTGGTGCGCGCCATGGCCAGCGTGCCGCGCTTGTTCTTGAGCTGGTTGTTGGCTTCGTTCTCGATCGGCGCGCGCACCGGCTTTTGCTTCATGCCGGGCTCGAAGCCGCCGCCCTGGATCATGAAGCCGTCGATGACGCGATGGAAGATCGTACCGTTGTAGTGACCGGCGCTGACGTAGTCGATGAAGTTTTGCGCCGTCTTGGGCGCCTTTTCGCCGTCGAGTTCGATGCTGATGACGCCGTGGTTGGTATGCAGTTTGATCATGATGTTTTTCCGGAAGGGTTATTTTGAATCGGGCAGTAGTTTGACTGATTCGATGACGACGTGGGTGAGCGGTACATTCTCGAACATGCCTGCATTGCCGGTGCGAACCTGCGCGATTTTCTGAACGATGTCCATGCCCCTGACCACCTGGCCGAATACGGCGTACCCGGCACCGTCGGGGTTGGGATAGTCGAGCATGGGATTATCCACGTGATTGATGAAGAACTGGGCGGTGGCCGAATCGGGATCGCCGCGCCGGGCCATGGCGATGGTACCGGCCATGTTCCGCAAGCCGTTCTTGCCTTCGTTGGGTATCGGGTCGCGGGTCGGTTTTTCCTTCATGCCGGGCTCGAAGCCGCCGCCCTGGATCATGAAACCCGGCATCACGCGGTGGAAAATCGTGCCGTTGTAGAAACCGCTCTTAACGTACCGGAGAAAGTTTTCCACGGTCTTCGGCGCCTTGGCCGGATTGAGTTCGACAACAATCGTTCCCAGGCTGGTTTTCATCTCGACGCGCGGCGCACTTTGCGGTCCGGCGGCAGATGCGGACGCGCAAACCAGCAATGCCAGGGCAAGCCCCAGCAGAACTTCTTTAATCAGTTTCATACAGTTCCTTCATAAATGATTTTCCAGCGGCCGTCTTCCTTGATCCAGTACTGGCGCTTCTTGACGACGTTCGAGAGGTTGCTGCTGCGGTAATCCTGCTCGAAAGTCACCACTACGTATTCTTCCTTGCCGGGGTTGCGGAACATGCTGATGTTGTTGGTGGCGACCTTGATCCAGCTTTTGCCGACGTTGACCTTGCGCTTTTGTTCGAGCCACTGGTTCCGATTTTGCCCGTCGGCGAGAAAATCGTGCGCGTAGTGGCTGGCGTATTTGTCGCCATCGCGGCTTTCCCAGTCGTGGCGCCACTCGTCAAGCATGGCGAGCAGGGAACTGCGCTCCGCCTGCCAGTCGTCGAGCGAAAGCCATTCGATGCTGTTGCTGATGATCACCGGCGTGAGGCCGATCTGCAGGTCGGCGGCGATGGCGTCGAGATCCTGATTCGCGAGCACTACGCAGCCGTCAGAAGCCTTGGGCGGCCGCGAGAAGGTGTTGGACGGGGTGCCATGCAGCCAGATGCCGCGGCCGTTGCGGCCGCGGCGCTTGTCCCATTCATTGGGATAATTGATCGGATAGGCGCCGCTGCCGTAGAAGTCGCCGAGCTGCTTGCGCGACAGGCTGGAGGTGACGTGATAGACGCCGATCGGCGTGCGCTTGTCGCCTTCCCTGATCTTGTCGGCGCCCAGCTTGCCCTGTGTGATGTAATAGTCGGCGACGAAACGTGGCATGCCGTCGTCGTTCCGGTAGAGATAGAGGCGTGATTTTTGGGTGTCGACCACGATGGCGAACTTCTGCGCTTTCTCCATCTTCAGCAGGTAACGCGGTAACGCATCGCCCCGCGGTTTGTCGCGCCAGGCACGGAGGCGCGCCACGGCTTCTTCGTGCAGATCGGAAACCTTGTCCTGTGCGTTCCTGCCGCCTTCGCCAAAGGTCGATAAAGGCTTGGTCTGCGCCAGCAGCAGGTCACCGCGGATCAAATAGGCGAGACGGAAATTCGGGTAGGCGCCGATCAACGCATCGACCTGCCGCATGGCTTTGGGAAAATCCCCCTGGTCGATGGCCGCCAGCGTATTTGCCAACAGCGGCTCGGGCCCGGCGTCGGAATAGCGGGCGGGCGCGGCCAGCGCGACGCTGGCCGCGCAGAGCGCAATGGTGAAGGCGCGCCGCCAATGGCCGGAAAGCTTCAACCGCCGATCCGTTCCTGCAGGATTTTCCATTGGCCGTTTTGCCGGGTCATGAGCAGGGTCTTGTTGCTTGACGACGACAGGGTGGCGGACTTGTAATGCTGACGGAATTTGACGACCACCTGGTCGGCGCCTTCCGGCGTGACCTCATGTGTCACTCTGGCGCTTTCGATGGTGACGTTGATCTTGCCGGGCTTGGTGACGCGTTTGGTGCGCTCCGCCTCCCAGGCGGCGCGCGATTCACCGCGCGGCGCCCTGAAATCGCTGGCGTAGAAAGCAAGATAGGCCTTGGCGTTCTTGCTCGACCATGCTTCGGCCCATGCGGCAATCACCTTCGCCACATCGTCGCCGACATTGCCGGCAGCCGGCACGGACTCGGGCTTGGGTGCGGGCTTCGCGGGTTCCGCAGGTTTCGCTGCGGGCGCAGGCAGCGGCGCGGGCTTTGGCTCGGCTGTCGTGGCAACTGCTACAGGAGGCCGCGCTGCTGGCGGTGATGCGGCTTGCGCCGACACCATCATCAGGTCGCTAATCATCGACAGCTTGGTCTGTGCAGTCTTGTTCGAGGAATCGAGTTGCAACGCCTTGTCGTAGGCCTGGCTGGCCAGGCGCGCGTAGATGTCGCCGAGGTTTTCGTGCGCGGTCGCATAGGAGGGATGCGTGCGGATCGCCGCTTCCAGCGCTGTCTTGGCCTTGTCGTACTGCTTCTGCTGGGCGTAGATGACAGCCAGGTTGTTATAGGGTTCGGGCAGGTTGGGATAATCCTCGGTCAATTTGGTGAAAATCGCGATTGCTTCGCTGTCGCGCTTCATCTCGGTGAGAATGACGCCGCGCAGGAAGCGGGCCGAGGCATCCTTGGGATGGGCAACCAGATAGCCATCCACCTGTTCCAGCGCCTGCTTGGCCTGCCCCTGCCTTAACAGTTTGCCGGCGTCCTGCAGGGCATCCGCGTGGGCGGCGGACATCATGCAGGCGGTCAGTACCGCGAACAGGAGGAGTCGCGCGCGACGCGGGTAAAGGCTGGATGCGGTCATGGTAAACTGGCCCGACTTTGAATTGAATACAGCGTACGATTCTAACAAGAAAAGATATAGCCAATTCGGGCGCAAGCGCCGGATTTACGCCCTAACGCGCATGCAATGTTGTTGCACCATTGATGATGATAAAGCGCAAAGGCTAATTGGACTTCCCCCATCCCAATCCCCGCCCCGGGGCGGGGCTACTCATTAGCTCGCTACGCTCGGTCAAAACAAATCGCTTCAATTTACGTCCTTTCACGCTAACCCCTTCCCATGATCTGGCTTTACAACTCTCTCAGTCGCGCCAAGCAGGAATTCATTCCCATCGACCCGGGCAGGGTGCGCATGTACGTCTGCGGCATGACGGTGTACGACTACTGCCATCTAGGCCACGCCCGCGTCATGGTGGTATTCGACATGGTGACGCGCTGGCTGCGTCAGGCCGGTTATGCGGTCAATTATGTGCGCAACATCACCGACATCGACGACAAGATCATCAAGCGCGCGGCCGAAAATAACGAGAGCATTCGCGCTCTGACCGACCGCTTCATTGCTGCCATGCACGAGGATGCCGATGCGCTGGGCGTGCTGCGTCCCGACGCCGAGCCGCGTGCCACCGACTATGTCTCTGACATGCTGACGATGATCGGCCAACTCGAACAACGCGGCTATGCCTATAGCGCCGCCAATCGCGACGTCTGCTACTCGGTGCGCAAGTTCGCCGGCTACGGCAAGCTCTCCGGCAAGTCGCTCGACGACCTGCGTGCCGGCGAACGCGTCGATGTCGCCGAGGGCAAGCAGGACCCGCTCGATTTCGTGCTGTGGAAGCACGCCAGGGACAGCGAACCCGAGGAAGTGAAATACGCCTCGCCCTGGGGTCCGGGCAGACCGGGCTGGCATATCGAATGTTCGGCGATGAGTTCGCGTCTGCTCGGTCAACGTTTCGACATTCATGGCGGCGGACAGGACTTGCAGTTCCCTCACCACGAAAACGAAATCGCGCAGAGCGAAGGCGCCAGTGACATTGCCGAGGGCAGCTTCGTCAATTACTGGATGCACAATGGCTTCGTCCGCGTCGATGACGAAAAGATGTCGAAGTCACTCGGCAACTTCTTCACCATCCGCGAGGTGCTCAAAAAATATGACGCCGAGGTGGTGCGCTTCTTCATCCTGCGCGCGCACTATCGCAGTCCGCTGAATTATTCCGACGCCCATCTCAATGACGCGCGTCAGGCGCTGACGCGGCTCTATACCGCGCTCAAGGATTTCAGGGGAGAGGCCGTCATCGACTGGGATGAAGCCCACGCGCAGCGCTTCAAGGCGGCGATGAATGACGACTTCGCCACGCCGGAGGCGGTGGCCGTGCTGTTCGATCTGGTGGGGGCAGTGAATCGCGGCGAAGCCGGGCTCGCCGCGCAACTCAAGGGCCTGGGTGGCGTGCTGGGCTTTCTGCAACGCGACCCCACGGTGTTTCTGCAAACCGGACTGAGCTCAAATGACGGACTTTCGGTTGAGCAGATCGAAGCGCAAATCGCAGCTCGTGTCGCTGCCAAGAAAGCGAAAAACTTTGCCGAGGCCGATCGCATTCGCGGTGAACTCAAGGCGGCCGGGATCGCGCTGGAAGATTCGCCGCAGGGCACTACCTGGCGCCGTGCCTGAGATTTATCGGGATCGTTTATCCTGAAAACCTCATTTGAACCACGGCGAGACGGCGGGCACGGCGAAAAATCAAAAGTTTGCCAATGGGCCTCCTTGTGTTTTCGCCGTGCCGCCGTATTCGCCGTGGGAACTGCCTTTTCTGGATTTATCTGCACGGCAGATACGATGCAGGTATTGCCTGCATCTGATGTCGACGCAACTCGAGCGCAAGTATCACTGAAGGTCAACTCGAGAAGAACTCTTTTACCTTGTCCATCCAGCCTTTTGCGCGTGGATTGTGCAGGCCGCTATCCTGCTGGTTGATGGCCTCGAATTCTCGTAACAGATCCTTCTGACGTGTAGTCAGGTTGACTGGCGTTTCGACCACGACATGACACATCAGGTCGCCGTGGCCGATGCTGCGAATTCCCTTGATGCCCTTACCGCGCAGACGAAACGCCCGGCCGGTTTGCGTTTCCGCGGGAATCTTCAGGCGCGCGACACCGTCGAGCGTGGGAATCTCGATTTCGCCGCCGAGCGCGGCGATGGTGAAGCTGACGGGCATTTCGCAATGCAGGTCGTCGTGATCGCGCGTGAAGACGCCGTGTTGCTTGAGGTGGATCTGCACGTACAGATCGCCCGCCGGCCCGCCGTTGACGCCGGGCTCGCCTTCGCCGGAAAGCCGGATGCGATCGCCTTCGTCGACACCGGCGGGAATCTTGATCGAGAGCGTCTTGTGGCTCTTGATGCGGCCCGCGCCGTGGCAATTGATGCAGGGCGTCGGGATGTAGCGCCCGGTGCCATGGCATTTGGGACACGTCTGCTGGATTGAGAAGAAGCCCTGCTGCATGCGCACCTGGCCGTGGCCGTGGCAGGTGGGGCAGGTTTCGGCTTTTGTTCCCTTCTTGGCGCCGCTGCCGTCGCAGGCTTCGCACTCATCCATGGTAGGAATGCGGATCTTGGTCTCGGCGCCACGCGCGGCGTCTTCGAGCGTAATTTCGAGGTTGTAGCGCAGATCGGCGCCGCGATAGACATTCGAGCGGCCGCCACCGCCACGGCCGCCACCGAAGATGTCGCCGAAAATATCGCCGAAGGCATCCGAGAAGCCCGCGCCGCCAAAACCGCCCGCGCCCATACCGGCCTGCTGATCGACGCCGGCATGGCCGTACTGGTCATAGGCGGCCCGCTTCTGCCCGTTCGAAAGAATCTCGTAGGCTTCCTTGGCTTCCTTGAACTGCTCTTCAGACTTGGGGTTGTCCGGATTGCGGTCCGGATGGTGTTTCATGGCCAGCTTGCGGTAGGCCTTCTTGATCTCGTCGTCGGATGCGTCGCGATTGACGCCGAGTACTTCGTAAAAGTCTTTTTTGGCCATTTGAAACGAGTAAGGAGTTAGGAGTGAAGAGTCAGGAGTGTACCGGCGGCGAGAGTGGAGCGAGGATTTTGCTCCTCACCCCTCTCTCCTTGCTCCTCACTTCTTGTCTTTGACTTCAGTGAACTCCGCGTCGACGACATCGCCTTCGTCCTTGCCGCCGGCATCGTCGCCCGGCGCTGCGCCGCCACCCGCACCTGCCGTGCCCGCGGCAGCCTGCGCGTCGGCATAGACCTTTTCGCCGAGCTTCTGCGAGACCGTTGCCAGCGCCTGCGCCTTGGCGCTGATGGCGTCCTTGTCGCCATCCTTGATGACGTCTTCGACTTCCTTGATGGCGGCTTCAATGGCGCTCTTTTCAGAGGCGTCGATCTTGTCGCCATGCTCGGCCAATGTCTTCTTCACGGTATGCACGAGGCCGTCCGCGTGGTTGCGCGCGTCGACCAGTTCATGCACCTTCTTGTCTTCCTCGGCGTGCGCGGCGGCATCCTGCACCATGCGCTGGATTTCGTCTTCCGACAGCCCGGAATTGGCCTTGATGGTAATCTTGTTTTCCTTGCCGGTCGCCTTGTCCTTGGCTGACACATGCAATATGCCATTGGCGTCGATGTCGAAGGTGACTTCGATCTGCGGCAAACCGCGTGGTGCCGGCGGAATGTCGGTCAGGTTGAACTGGCCGAGGCTCTTGTTGCCGGCCGAGATTTCGCGTTCGCCCTGCAGCACGTGGATGGTCACCGCGCTCTGGTTGTCGTCGGCGGTGGAGAACACCTGGCTCTGCTTGGTCGGGATGGTGGTGTTCTTCTGGATCAGCTTGGTCATCACGCCGCCCAGAGTTTCGATGCCGAGCGAGAGCGGGGTCACATCGAGCAGCAGCACGTCCTTGACTTCGCCCTGCAGCACGCCGCCCTGGATCGCGGCGCCGATGGCGACGGCCTCATCCGGGTTGACGTCCTTGCGCGGCTCCTTGCCGAACAGTTCCTTGACCTTCTCCTGCACCTTGGGCATGCGCGTCATGCCGCCGACCAGGATCACGTCGCCGATATCCTCGATCTTGACCCCGGCATCCTTGATGGCCATGCGGCAGGGTGCGGCGCAGCGTTCGATCAACTCATCCACCAGCGATTCGAACTTGGCGCGGGTGATCTTCATCGCCAGGTGCTTCGGGCCGCTGGCGTCCGCGGTGATGTAGGGCAGGTTGATTTCGGTCTGCTGGTTCGATGACAGCTCGATCTTGGCTTTTTCGGCCGCTTCCTTGAGGCGTTGCAACGCAAGCACGTCGGCCTTGAGATTGACGCCCTGTTCCTTGCGGAACTCCTCGATGATGTAGTCGATCAGACGCTGGTCGAAATCCTCGCCGCCGAGGAAGGTATCGCCGTTGGTCGACATGACCTCGAACTGGTGCTCGCCGTCGATCTCGGCGATGTCGATGATGGAGATGTCGAAAGTGCCGCCGCCAAGGTCGAACACCGCGATCTTGCGGTCGCCTTCCTTCTTGTCGAGGCCGAAGGAGATCGCCGCTGCGGTCGGTTCGTTGATGATGCGCTTGACTTCCAGTCCGGCGATGCGGCCGGCGTCCTTGGTGGCCTGGCGCTGACTGTCGTTGAAGTAGGCCGGCACGGTGATGACGGCTTCGGTGACTTCCTCGCCAAGATAATCTTCGGCGGTCTTCTTCATCTTGCGCAGCACTTCGGCCGACACCTGCTGCGAGGCGATTTTCTTGTCGCGTACCTCAACCCAGGCGTCGCCGTTGTCGGCCTTGACAATCTTGAAGGGCATCAGGGCGATGTCCTTCTGCACTTCCTTTTCCTCGAAGCGGCGGCCGATGAGGCGCTTCACCGCATACAGCGTGTTCTTGGCGTTGGTGACGGCCTGGCGCTTGGCCGAGGCGCCGACCAGAATCTCGCCGTCTTCGGCATAGGCGACGATGGATGGCGTGGTGCGCGCGCCTTCCGAGTTTTCAATCACCTTTGGCTTGCCGCCTTCCATGACGGCGACGCAACTGTTGGTGGTGCCGAGGTCGATACCGATGATCTTGCCCATTTTGATTCCTTTCAGTGAGGAGTTAGGGGTGAGGAGTGAGGAGTTAAAACTTCCTCAACGCCGCGCTCCCGTATTAATTAACCTGTTCAGTATGTCGGGTTAGCGGCGGATATTTCAAGCCATTGCCTTGGAGACAATGACCAGCGCTGGCCGGATTACCCGTCCGTTGAGGGCATAGCCTTTTTGCAACACGGTGAGCACGGTATTCGGTTCACCTTCGCTCTCGATCTGGCTGATGGCCTGGTGCTTGTGCGGGTCGAATTTTTCGCCGAGCGGATTGATGTCGACAAGATTCGATTTTTCGAAAGCGGAACCCAGTTGCTTGAGGGTTAGTTCGACGCCGGATTTCAAGGCCTCGGCACT comes from the Georgfuchsia toluolica genome and includes:
- the dnaK gene encoding molecular chaperone DnaK; translated protein: MGKIIGIDLGTTNSCVAVMEGGKPKVIENSEGARTTPSIVAYAEDGEILVGASAKRQAVTNAKNTLYAVKRLIGRRFEEKEVQKDIALMPFKIVKADNGDAWVEVRDKKIASQQVSAEVLRKMKKTAEDYLGEEVTEAVITVPAYFNDSQRQATKDAGRIAGLEVKRIINEPTAAAISFGLDKKEGDRKIAVFDLGGGTFDISIIDIAEIDGEHQFEVMSTNGDTFLGGEDFDQRLIDYIIEEFRKEQGVNLKADVLALQRLKEAAEKAKIELSSNQQTEINLPYITADASGPKHLAMKITRAKFESLVDELIERCAAPCRMAIKDAGVKIEDIGDVILVGGMTRMPKVQEKVKELFGKEPRKDVNPDEAVAIGAAIQGGVLQGEVKDVLLLDVTPLSLGIETLGGVMTKLIQKNTTIPTKQSQVFSTADDNQSAVTIHVLQGEREISAGNKSLGQFNLTDIPPAPRGLPQIEVTFDIDANGILHVSAKDKATGKENKITIKANSGLSEDEIQRMVQDAAAHAEEDKKVHELVDARNHADGLVHTVKKTLAEHGDKIDASEKSAIEAAIKEVEDVIKDGDKDAISAKAQALATVSQKLGEKVYADAQAAAGTAGAGGGAAPGDDAGGKDEGDVVDAEFTEVKDKK
- a CDS encoding L,D-transpeptidase family protein, with protein sequence MENPAGTDRRLKLSGHWRRAFTIALCAASVALAAPARYSDAGPEPLLANTLAAIDQGDFPKAMRQVDALIGAYPNFRLAYLIRGDLLLAQTKPLSTFGEGGRNAQDKVSDLHEEAVARLRAWRDKPRGDALPRYLLKMEKAQKFAIVVDTQKSRLYLYRNDDGMPRFVADYYITQGKLGADKIREGDKRTPIGVYHVTSSLSRKQLGDFYGSGAYPINYPNEWDKRRGRNGRGIWLHGTPSNTFSRPPKASDGCVVLANQDLDAIAADLQIGLTPVIISNSIEWLSLDDWQAERSSLLAMLDEWRHDWESRDGDKYASHYAHDFLADGQNRNQWLEQKRKVNVGKSWIKVATNNISMFRNPGKEEYVVVTFEQDYRSSNLSNVVKKRQYWIKEDGRWKIIYEGTV
- a CDS encoding peptidylprolyl isomerase, whose amino-acid sequence is MIKLHTNHGVISIELDGEKAPKTAQNFIDYVSAGHYNGTIFHRVIDGFMIQGGGFEPGMKQKPVRAPIENEANNQLKNKRGTLAMARTNDPHSATAQFFINVVDNSFLDHTAPTGSGWGYCVFARVVDGMDVVDKIRAVKTGSSGFHQDVPVQDVVIEKAEVV
- a CDS encoding UDP-2,3-diacylglucosamine diphosphatase, with amino-acid sequence MELFLSDLHLHESRPETTQLFLDFIAAPAQGAQCLTILGDLFEYWAGDDDIGTSLHARVCAALKSLASRGTAIRFLAGNRDFLIGAGFATASGAVLLPDLLVEAVAGTPALLLHGDTLCSDDAAYQDYRRQVRNPIFIENFLRRPLAERRAYIEEMRQRSEVEKRGKDMALMDVNADAVRQAFRDANVTRMIHGHTHRLALHRYEIDGKSCERWVLGDWGKTGNFLECDESGWRFRTWDGKQATAIRS
- the cysS gene encoding cysteine--tRNA ligase produces the protein MIWLYNSLSRAKQEFIPIDPGRVRMYVCGMTVYDYCHLGHARVMVVFDMVTRWLRQAGYAVNYVRNITDIDDKIIKRAAENNESIRALTDRFIAAMHEDADALGVLRPDAEPRATDYVSDMLTMIGQLEQRGYAYSAANRDVCYSVRKFAGYGKLSGKSLDDLRAGERVDVAEGKQDPLDFVLWKHARDSEPEEVKYASPWGPGRPGWHIECSAMSSRLLGQRFDIHGGGQDLQFPHHENEIAQSEGASDIAEGSFVNYWMHNGFVRVDDEKMSKSLGNFFTIREVLKKYDAEVVRFFILRAHYRSPLNYSDAHLNDARQALTRLYTALKDFRGEAVIDWDEAHAQRFKAAMNDDFATPEAVAVLFDLVGAVNRGEAGLAAQLKGLGGVLGFLQRDPTVFLQTGLSSNDGLSVEQIEAQIAARVAAKKAKNFAEADRIRGELKAAGIALEDSPQGTTWRRA
- the ispH gene encoding 4-hydroxy-3-methylbut-2-enyl diphosphate reductase, with product MTKTILLANPRGFCAGVDRAIAVVERALEKYGAPVYVRHEVVHNRYVVETLRGKGAVFVEEVDQVPDGAVLVFSAHGVSQAVRRSAGSRELRVLDATCPLVTKVHNQVARLVGDGYEIVMIGHRGHPEVEGTMGQTDGHMYLVENVADVASLRVTNPQKLAYVTQTTLSVDDAASIIKALVARFPAILLPARDDICYATQNRQDAVKSMDCDVLIVVGSHNSSNSNRLREVAEHRGIPGYLVDDAESIDPAWITGKSCIGVTAGASAPELLVQQVVERLREIGGGEVKSLEGIEERVKFQLPKELISF
- the lspA gene encoding signal peptidase II; amino-acid sequence: MAAVVIVLDQASKAWVLASIPQNGGIALTDFFNLVFVFNRGAAFSFLSGADGWQRWFFLALAIGISAWIVWMLREHAAERLQPAALALILGGAIGNAVDRMHHGAVVDFLDFHYAGWHFWAFNVADSAISVGVALLLLHQLMRKEAS
- the dnaJ gene encoding molecular chaperone DnaJ, with product MAKKDFYEVLGVNRDASDDEIKKAYRKLAMKHHPDRNPDNPKSEEQFKEAKEAYEILSNGQKRAAYDQYGHAGVDQQAGMGAGGFGGAGFSDAFGDIFGDIFGGGRGGGGRSNVYRGADLRYNLEITLEDAARGAETKIRIPTMDECEACDGSGAKKGTKAETCPTCHGHGQVRMQQGFFSIQQTCPKCHGTGRYIPTPCINCHGAGRIKSHKTLSIKIPAGVDEGDRIRLSGEGEPGVNGGPAGDLYVQIHLKQHGVFTRDHDDLHCEMPVSFTIAALGGEIEIPTLDGVARLKIPAETQTGRAFRLRGKGIKGIRSIGHGDLMCHVVVETPVNLTTRQKDLLREFEAINQQDSGLHNPRAKGWMDKVKEFFSS
- a CDS encoding peptidylprolyl isomerase, encoding MKEVLLGLALALLVCASASAAGPQSAPRVEMKTSLGTIVVELNPAKAPKTVENFLRYVKSGFYNGTIFHRVMPGFMIQGGGFEPGMKEKPTRDPIPNEGKNGLRNMAGTIAMARRGDPDSATAQFFINHVDNPMLDYPNPDGAGYAVFGQVVRGMDIVQKIAQVRTGNAGMFENVPLTHVVIESVKLLPDSK
- a CDS encoding L,D-transpeptidase Cds6 family protein, with product MTASSLYPRRARLLLFAVLTACMMSAAHADALQDAGKLLRQGQAKQALEQVDGYLVAHPKDASARFLRGVILTEMKRDSEAIAIFTKLTEDYPNLPEPYNNLAVIYAQQKQYDKAKTALEAAIRTHPSYATAHENLGDIYARLASQAYDKALQLDSSNKTAQTKLSMISDLMMVSAQAASPPAARPPVAVATTAEPKPAPLPAPAAKPAEPAKPAPKPESVPAAGNVGDDVAKVIAAWAEAWSSKNAKAYLAFYASDFRAPRGESRAAWEAERTKRVTKPGKINVTIESARVTHEVTPEGADQVVVKFRQHYKSATLSSSSNKTLLMTRQNGQWKILQERIGG